The DNA segment GGTCGCGGGTGGTTATAGTTACCCAAGCAGCAATCCCAGGGAGCTTTGAGGTACCGTTCGATGCATGCTGGGTTGTCTTGCCATCGGGCGAGTCTGCTAAGCGTCCCCGAGTCGCTGAGGGCTTGGCTGAGAGGCTCGTTAGGCTGGGGGCAGACCGCCAAACTGGGTTGATTGCCGTCGGTGGCGGTGTCGTCACCGATCTCGTTGGATTTGTCGCCTCCACGTACATGCGAGGGATTGAGTACCTAAACGTACCAACGACCCTGCTTGGCATGGTAGATGCAGCCATTGGGGGAAAGACGGCGGTGAACTTGATCGGCGGGAAGAACCTGTTCGGTACCTTTTGGCAGCCAAAGGGCCTGCTGTGTGACCTTGCCCTTCTCGAGACACTTCCTAAGCGTGAGTGGTTGAGTGGTGCTGGCGAGTTGGCCAAGTACAGTTTCCTCACATCGGATCCATTTGCTGAACTCAAGCTGGTAGACCAGATCGTCAAAGCACAACGCCTGAAGGAGTCCTACGTGGCAGGTGACGAGCGTGAGGCGGGTCGTCGTAGCCTGCTCAACTACGGCCATACGCTTGGTCATGGCATCGAGGGAGCCTACCTCGGGAGGGGAATGGAGGGGAGCGTCTCGCATGGTGAGGCGGTCGCTGTTGGTCTCGTCTTTGCTGCTCGTCTAGCTGAACGCTTGGGTCGGATCGATCAAGCTCGTGTTGACCAACACCACCGAGTATTAGCAAGCTATGGGCTCGACTTCAGACTCCCGGGTGAACTGACGGTCGATGAGGTACTCGGTTACATGAGAGCGGATAAGAAGAACCGTGGAGGCATGAGCTTCGTTTTGGATGGATCCAACGGACTTGAACTTGTCCACCACATAGATGAGGCGCTTATCCGGCAAGTGCTTGACGAGTATCCGAGAAGGGGAGGTGTTGGTGGGCGCGCATAAGTCTCAACAGGGGCAGGTTGCCATGCGACCCTCTATCGCGCTGGTGCATGGACCCAACCTCAACCTACTTGGTGAACGCCAGCCGGAGATCTACGGTATGGGCACCCTTGACGACTTGACGCAGCTGGCGAGAGAGGCCGCCGTCGAGCATGGATACGAGCTTGCTAGCCTCCAGACCAATAGCGAGGCCGAACTCATAGAGGCGATACATGGCCTCGACTCCTCTACTGTTGCCCTGATTTTGAATGCCGGAGCCTTCACACACTACTCGTGGGCTATCGCTGATGCGATTGCATCAAAGAACGTACCGACGATAGAGCTTCATATCTCAAACCCGGCTGCCCGCGAGAACTTTCGGACGTTGTCGGTGTTGGCTGCAGTCGTGAGTGGTTCGATCTCTGGCTTTGGCGAGATCGGTTATGTGTTGGCAGTCCAGGCAGCTGCCCTTTTGGATCAGGGTGTGGACAGTCGCCGCGGATGAGGATTGGCTGGGTATCGGTCGTATGTATCCAGATAACCTTCCAGTCCGGATTAGGATGGTGCGAGGGTTCCCCGACTCATGACGAGGCAGATATGGACCCCGGCAGCCCAAGGTTTGTGTCATTGAGGGTTGTTGGCGGTGTCCCAAATGATTGGGATCTACTAAAGGAGAGCTGTGTCGTCGAGACCGCGTAATAGAGCTGACTAC comes from the Ferrimicrobium acidiphilum DSM 19497 genome and includes:
- a CDS encoding 3-dehydroquinate synthase, whose protein sequence is MNHSNRASIAALLAEEVDRRSVLRYELDLGDTAFPVVVGAGVWDQLETLIPSSWSRVVIVTQAAIPGSFEVPFDACWVVLPSGESAKRPRVAEGLAERLVRLGADRQTGLIAVGGGVVTDLVGFVASTYMRGIEYLNVPTTLLGMVDAAIGGKTAVNLIGGKNLFGTFWQPKGLLCDLALLETLPKREWLSGAGELAKYSFLTSDPFAELKLVDQIVKAQRLKESYVAGDEREAGRRSLLNYGHTLGHGIEGAYLGRGMEGSVSHGEAVAVGLVFAARLAERLGRIDQARVDQHHRVLASYGLDFRLPGELTVDEVLGYMRADKKNRGGMSFVLDGSNGLELVHHIDEALIRQVLDEYPRRGGVGGRA
- a CDS encoding type II 3-dehydroquinate dehydratase produces the protein MGAHKSQQGQVAMRPSIALVHGPNLNLLGERQPEIYGMGTLDDLTQLAREAAVEHGYELASLQTNSEAELIEAIHGLDSSTVALILNAGAFTHYSWAIADAIASKNVPTIELHISNPAARENFRTLSVLAAVVSGSISGFGEIGYVLAVQAAALLDQGVDSRRG